TCATTAGGAAAATAACAGCCAACAAACCATAGACCACCatctacaataataatatatcgTATCATGTTCCTGTAAGTATGCTTCAGGGAATGCAAAAGTCACTAATGAAATGATTAAATTTTACAGTTTCATGTCCACTGTACTGGAAATTTGGAATATGCATAGCTATCACAACAAGCTATACAGGTTTGCCTAACACATACTTAAAGGTCACACTATGGTGGATTTTTTGATCCACCTGCACACTGATACATGTTGTGTATTATTATAGTGTGTGTTTAAAATGTTACAGCTACATAACATGTTTCCCTTGCCTTTATGAGGACGGTATTTCTTGATTCATATTGACAATCACACTGTAAGCAAACCTTCTCATTGGCAATGTCAGCAAGAATGGTCAGACATTTGCTACACAACAGAATAATACAATACAGTGAATGGAGAAAGTGGGTGACAATCATTCATTTGAGAAAATTTTATTTCGTGAAGTGGTTCAGATAACAAAGTCAGCTTACATGAATATTTCTAGATTGATAGCAAAACATACTTACCAACACTAAACATTGGCACTGGTCTACACAGAAATACACCAGTGATAAACTTAGCTAAAGCCATTCTTCCATTTCAATTTAAACTACCAACAAAAACAGCTAAAGGGACCTTAAGCGGTATTACTCTCGTAATTAGGATTTGTGCAATAAAGTCAATATGTCTACCCAAGGGGTGCGAATCCATCACCACCCAAAGTAGTGGCATTAGTAATGGTAATTACAACCTCTACATACATCCATTAGGAAAACAATAGGGGGAAAAGTTACAAATGCCCCCACTTCTGCCCAACCCTGGGCATAACATTCAAGGGGTGGTCACTAGCAATAGTCTTGTAGAACCATCTGTGACAGGCAATCAAAATCAAGTACAAGTTAGTTTGTATTGAATCAAGCAATTTAAGTATTTCTCAAGAGGTAATCAAGCACCTTAGTAAACTAACTTGTTAGCATTTACAAAGATTAATACTAATGTGTCAAGTGATGTGTGGGGCAGGGAAagaagagggtctggtgaacacaGTATAGCATCATTGTTGGCCTATCCCGAAATTGTGGGGATTGTACTGCATAGTTTCCAGATTGTTTGTGGGTGTGAATGACATTTTTTGCTAATCGTTGTCACAGTGTCATTTGTGTTCTGTTGGCATAGATATAGTGTGATCTGCTGATCTTTGCATCATTTGCGTTCTATTACCTAAGCTACTATCTATGGTAACAAAAGAACACATATGATGCAAACACGTCATTCGCACCTacaaacaatccggaagctgtgcagtagaatccccacaatcttaAAGAAAAGGGTCTTTACGCGAGactagtctcacgtggccagaccactttttccaTGTATTGGGTgaggaaaaagggtctggtgcaactccaatagctgtttacgtctgagccgtccccagactCTGGGGATgttaattgaataacattggccacAAAGGAGGCGCCAAGATGTCAGTAAAGCAATGAAATATCTGTACACTCCTGGTCCAGTTGTGAGTCTTGTAACATGATGAGGATGTACTTTCAAGGCACCATAAGAGACATCGGAGAAAATTAAGATtcatttaaaggataaacagattgAAGCAATCTCGAGTTTACTTACTGATGTCATTGGCGCCTCCTTTGCAGCCAATAAAATTCAATTAGTGTCCCCAAATGAGGcagctcagaagtaaacagctattgtaGTTGCAccttccccacccaatacacggaaaaaaacggtctggccacgcgagactatgacATTGATTGGTGTATGTTATAGTCTACCATTCATCAGCATCCTTCACTTCTCTCTGAAACACTGTTTGGTTATCTGTGACCCCTTCTAGTTCGTGTGGACACACACACCGACACCGTCGCTCAAATCCAGAACACTAGTACAAAAATATTATCAGATGTTATAGTTCTAGACTACTTGTTACGCACACATTTACAATATACCTCACAATGGGAGAAAAGTGAAAGAAGGAGCAACACAAACGGAATAAGAAACGTCATCCTCCAAGTAGGGATGTGCACTAATTAgacaattatataaatattgtgattgtgggatgttaCCCCTCCATGGCATGTGGGAGTAAGGCCAGTACTCCAGTACTttcccattaatttcatggttATCTCATGGTAATAATGTAAAAGTTGGCAAGCATCTGCTCAGTAGTTTTACTAGCTTAACGTACCTCACTTagtgaccacctcattatagcaaCAATAAA
The Dysidea avara chromosome 7, odDysAvar1.4, whole genome shotgun sequence genome window above contains:
- the LOC136262514 gene encoding proton-transporting V-type ATPase complex assembly regulator TMEM9-like — its product is MTFLIPFVLLLLSLFSHCECSGFERRCRCVCPHELEGVTDNQTVFQREVKDADECKCLTILADIANEKVCLQCDCQYESRNTVLIKMVVYGLLAVIFLMTIYAFIIYPIIYVKWIRNSEVNNGHSDENSPSFEARLKRFQRRFQRRVQEQRERYR